A genomic window from Sulfurimonas hongkongensis includes:
- a CDS encoding chemotaxis protein CheX: MNVKSRNIAVVNFIGVIEERNARLIQSLIVSKLEMYKEQKIKAILVSFKSAVYKENSKGLASLIKILDALARSTGLSIAIIDYDIELFKILKRVAKGTKVKLFKNENVATLFLDPKVYKKTICVLVYDEDEQNSKDLASELSKYGYSVIRAKDSKEFQERMNEKAHDIIITQSALNEKINKEVESKNKLLLSKKLIVNLPVFMDTAVETLVSFTGLQAQKSAHSIKGFDTGIDVDNICAVMHFKGDLEGFFTLVFPKSLAIIALESLLGEKISDNDMDTLRDGVGEFCNIITGSTKTAFDKKDIKILFDLPKTYNSLKATQGHIGENNGVWIDMQLADKPFYMFITK, encoded by the coding sequence ATGAATGTAAAGAGTAGAAATATTGCAGTTGTAAACTTTATAGGTGTTATTGAAGAGCGTAATGCTAGGCTGATACAAAGTTTGATAGTCTCTAAGTTAGAGATGTATAAAGAGCAGAAGATAAAAGCCATTTTAGTCTCTTTTAAGAGTGCTGTATATAAGGAAAACTCTAAAGGTTTAGCCTCCTTAATAAAAATCTTAGATGCACTAGCTAGAAGTACTGGACTTAGTATTGCCATTATTGACTATGATATTGAACTTTTTAAAATACTAAAAAGAGTAGCAAAAGGTACAAAAGTAAAACTCTTTAAAAATGAAAATGTTGCGACTCTTTTTTTAGATCCAAAAGTATATAAAAAAACTATTTGTGTTTTAGTTTATGATGAAGATGAGCAAAACTCAAAAGACTTGGCATCTGAACTTTCAAAGTATGGTTACTCTGTTATTCGTGCAAAAGATTCAAAAGAGTTTCAAGAGAGGATGAATGAGAAAGCACACGATATTATTATCACTCAAAGTGCTTTAAATGAAAAAATCAACAAAGAGGTTGAGTCAAAAAACAAGCTACTTCTATCTAAGAAACTTATAGTTAATCTTCCTGTGTTTATGGACACTGCAGTTGAGACTCTTGTCTCTTTTACAGGACTTCAAGCACAAAAATCAGCTCACAGTATAAAAGGTTTTGATACAGGTATAGATGTAGATAATATCTGTGCAGTTATGCACTTTAAAGGTGATTTAGAGGGATTTTTCACACTTGTGTTTCCAAAAAGCTTAGCTATTATAGCATTAGAATCACTTTTAGGTGAGAAGATTAGCGATAATGATATGGATACGCTAAGAGATGGAGTAGGTGAGTTTTGTAACATCATAACAGGTTCTACAAAGACCGCTTTTGATAAAAAAGATATAAAAATCTTGTTTGATCTTCCAAAGACTTACAACTCTTTAAAAGCAACTCAAGGACATATTGGCGAAAATAATGGTGTTTGGATAGATATGCAACTAGCCGATAAGCCTTTTTATATGTTTATAACAAAATAA